In Vibrio lentus, a single genomic region encodes these proteins:
- the slyD gene encoding peptidylprolyl isomerase, translated as MKIEKNVVVSVAYQVKLEDGVVVDQSTAEAPLDYLHGHNNLITGLEKELEGKVAGDKFSATVTPEDAYGDHNDDLVQRVPADVFQGVEQIEVGMRFLADTDQGPIPVEVTEVDGDEVVVDGNHMLAGQTLTFDVEVVAVREATEEEVQHGHVHQEGGCGSHGHDHDHDHEGGCCGGEGHDHGEEKKDGCCGGGSCGSH; from the coding sequence ATGAAAATTGAAAAGAACGTAGTAGTTAGTGTTGCATATCAAGTGAAACTTGAAGATGGCGTAGTAGTTGACCAATCAACTGCAGAAGCTCCACTAGATTACCTTCACGGTCACAACAACCTAATTACAGGTCTTGAAAAAGAGCTTGAAGGCAAAGTAGCTGGCGACAAGTTCTCAGCAACTGTTACTCCAGAAGACGCATACGGCGATCACAACGATGACCTAGTTCAACGTGTTCCTGCTGACGTGTTCCAAGGTGTTGAGCAAATCGAAGTTGGCATGCGTTTCCTAGCGGATACTGACCAAGGTCCAATCCCAGTTGAAGTTACTGAAGTAGACGGCGACGAAGTTGTTGTTGATGGTAACCACATGCTTGCTGGCCAAACTCTAACGTTTGACGTTGAAGTTGTAGCGGTTCGTGAAGCGACTGAAGAAGAAGTTCAGCACGGTCACGTACACCAAGAAGGCGGCTGTGGTAGCCACGGTCACGACCATGATCACGACCACGAAGGCGGTTGTTGTGGTGGCGAAGGCCATGACCACGGCGAAGAGAAAAAAGACGGCTGCTGCGGCGGCGGTAGCTGTGGTTCTCACTAA
- a CDS encoding YheV family putative zinc ribbon protein → MKQKKRFIAGASCPSCSTQDTLRWWVENNIELVECVDCDFTEQRKPKTVEKSEHANQEMIGIFKPE, encoded by the coding sequence GTGAAACAGAAAAAACGCTTTATCGCTGGGGCGAGCTGCCCAAGCTGTAGTACTCAAGACACACTCCGTTGGTGGGTTGAAAATAATATCGAGCTGGTGGAATGCGTCGATTGTGACTTTACCGAGCAGCGTAAACCGAAAACTGTAGAGAAATCTGAACACGCAAATCAAGAAATGATCGGTATTTTTAAGCCAGAATGA
- the kefG gene encoding glutathione-regulated potassium-efflux system ancillary protein KefG, whose amino-acid sequence MSNTPSTQKAVPKVLVIYAHPEPQTSIANQMMVKKIESLGHVKIHDLYATYPDFFIDVPYEHELLLQYDVIVFQHPLFMYSCPSLLKEWFDRVLGKGFAFGEQSALKGKHWRSVITTGGKEEAFGEAGYNKYPLQEILQPFELTAALCQMHWMSPLVLHWARNVSDMTRYQHAEAYRNWLRDPLQDIGANDGSD is encoded by the coding sequence ATGAGTAATACTCCCTCGACACAAAAAGCTGTGCCAAAGGTGCTAGTGATCTACGCACACCCTGAGCCACAAACCTCTATTGCCAATCAAATGATGGTTAAAAAGATAGAGTCGCTTGGGCATGTCAAAATCCATGATCTCTACGCGACGTATCCTGATTTCTTTATTGATGTGCCTTATGAGCATGAACTACTGCTTCAGTATGATGTGATTGTCTTCCAACACCCTTTGTTTATGTATTCATGCCCATCGCTACTGAAAGAGTGGTTTGACCGAGTATTAGGCAAAGGTTTTGCGTTTGGTGAGCAGAGTGCCCTTAAGGGAAAACACTGGCGCAGTGTGATCACGACTGGTGGTAAAGAAGAGGCGTTTGGAGAGGCAGGCTATAATAAATATCCATTACAAGAGATTTTGCAGCCATTCGAGTTAACCGCCGCTTTGTGTCAGATGCACTGGATGTCACCTTTGGTTTTACACTGGGCAAGAAACGTCTCGGACATGACGCGTTACCAACACGCGGAAGCTTATCGAAATTGGTTGCGAGACCCGCTACAAGATATAGGAGCGAATGATGGCTCTGACTAA
- a CDS encoding ABC transporter ATP-binding protein, with translation MITFSDIQLLRGGKPLLDQASATLHPGDKVGLVGKNGCGKSTLFALIKDELSIDAGSFSKPAHWEMAWVAQETPALERKAIEYVIDGDREYRGLEEQLAKAEQADNGTLVAEIHGKIETIGGYTINSRAAELLDGLGFRQEQMTWNLTQFSGGWRMRLNLAQALLCRSDLLLLDEPTNHLDLDAVMWLERWLQNYPGTLVLISHDRDFLDPIVNRIVHVENQQLNEYTGNYSSFETQRAQKLILQQAMFQKQQKQMSHMQSYIDRFRYKASKARQAQSRIKALEKMEQVLPAQFDNPFSFEFREPDALPNPIMMMDEVSAGYDDNLILEKIRLNLVPGSRIGLLGRNGAGKSTLIKLLSGELKQQGGELSYSQGVKMGYFAQHQLETLHPEETPLQHMMQIAPKHTEQQLRDYLGSFGFQGEKALDKVAPFSGGEKARLVLALLVWQKPNLLLLDEPTNHLDLDMRQALTFALQTFEGAMVIVSHDRYLLRATTDDLYLVHDRQVAPFDGDLDDYYKWLTEQQKIERKEAQALAPAKDSANSAASKKEQKRKEAEFRKLTAPIRKQLTQFEKKMDKLTLDLEEAEQQLSDTSLYEAENKAKLNKVLALQASSKSQLEEVEMDWMSTQEELEQMEQEMDSL, from the coding sequence ATGATTACTTTCTCTGACATTCAATTGCTACGCGGCGGTAAGCCACTTCTCGACCAAGCATCTGCAACCCTTCATCCTGGCGACAAAGTCGGTTTAGTCGGTAAAAATGGCTGTGGTAAATCTACGCTGTTCGCCTTAATTAAAGACGAGCTATCGATTGATGCCGGTTCATTCAGTAAACCCGCTCACTGGGAAATGGCTTGGGTTGCACAAGAAACCCCTGCATTAGAAAGAAAAGCCATTGAGTATGTAATTGATGGTGACAGAGAATATCGTGGCCTTGAAGAGCAACTGGCGAAAGCAGAACAAGCCGACAACGGTACATTGGTAGCAGAGATACACGGCAAGATTGAAACCATTGGTGGTTACACCATCAATTCACGAGCAGCTGAATTACTGGATGGCCTTGGTTTTCGCCAAGAGCAAATGACATGGAACCTGACCCAATTTTCGGGTGGTTGGCGTATGCGTTTGAACTTAGCGCAAGCCCTTCTATGTCGCAGTGACTTACTGCTGCTCGATGAACCAACCAACCACTTAGACTTAGATGCTGTGATGTGGCTAGAGCGCTGGCTACAAAACTACCCTGGCACACTGGTTCTTATCTCGCACGATAGAGACTTCTTAGACCCGATCGTCAACCGCATCGTGCATGTTGAGAACCAACAGCTTAACGAATACACCGGTAACTACTCGTCGTTTGAGACTCAACGTGCTCAAAAACTGATCCTGCAACAAGCGATGTTCCAAAAGCAGCAGAAGCAAATGTCTCACATGCAGAGCTACATTGACCGTTTCCGCTACAAAGCTTCAAAGGCTCGCCAAGCGCAAAGTCGTATTAAAGCGCTTGAGAAAATGGAACAAGTGCTACCCGCTCAATTTGACAATCCATTCAGCTTTGAATTTAGAGAGCCGGACGCGTTGCCGAACCCAATCATGATGATGGATGAGGTATCGGCCGGTTACGACGACAACCTGATTCTAGAAAAGATTCGCCTTAACCTTGTTCCGGGTAGCCGTATCGGTCTACTGGGTCGAAACGGTGCGGGTAAGTCGACACTGATCAAGCTGCTTTCAGGCGAACTGAAACAGCAAGGTGGTGAGCTGAGCTATTCGCAAGGCGTTAAGATGGGTTACTTCGCTCAGCATCAATTAGAGACGCTGCATCCAGAAGAAACGCCACTGCAACACATGATGCAGATTGCGCCTAAACACACCGAACAACAACTGCGAGATTATCTCGGCAGCTTTGGCTTCCAAGGTGAAAAAGCACTCGATAAAGTGGCTCCGTTTTCGGGTGGTGAAAAAGCACGATTGGTACTGGCTCTGCTGGTATGGCAAAAGCCAAATCTATTATTACTCGATGAACCAACCAACCACTTGGATCTCGACATGCGTCAGGCGCTGACCTTCGCACTGCAAACGTTTGAAGGTGCGATGGTTATCGTATCGCACGACCGTTACTTACTGCGTGCAACCACCGATGACTTGTACCTAGTACACGACCGTCAGGTTGCGCCGTTTGATGGTGATCTTGACGATTACTATAAATGGCTGACTGAACAGCAAAAAATTGAACGTAAAGAAGCGCAAGCGTTAGCTCCAGCCAAAGACAGCGCGAACAGTGCGGCATCGAAGAAAGAACAAAAACGTAAAGAAGCCGAGTTCAGAAAACTGACCGCGCCTATTCGCAAACAATTGACTCAGTTTGAAAAGAAAATGGATAAGTTGACGCTTGATCTTGAAGAGGCTGAACAGCAATTATCTGACACTTCACTTTATGAAGCTGAAAATAAGGCTAAACTGAATAAAGTACTCGCTCTGCAAGCGAGCAGTAAGTCACAGCTAGAAGAAGTTGAAATGGATTGGATGTCCACTCAAGAAGAGCTTGAGCAAATGGAACAGGAAATGGATAGCTTATGA
- a CDS encoding TIGR02444 family protein, which yields MSPEHASTSLTLERLWQFSLQYYSVRGVKDACLALQNQFHGNVNLLLLLKWLDEQQLSFAEEEWHKVQQCLSRSETLLHSYRELRKHLKPQVIDSLYREALQFELQLEKQQQSDLVDCINSLHLSCNQQSPLAFEYCRLLGAENLYDAFSEPAPQP from the coding sequence ATGAGCCCAGAGCACGCCTCGACATCACTAACACTGGAACGACTATGGCAATTTAGCCTTCAGTATTACAGTGTGCGCGGTGTAAAGGATGCGTGCTTAGCTTTGCAAAACCAGTTCCACGGCAACGTCAATCTACTGCTGCTTCTCAAATGGCTTGATGAGCAGCAATTGTCTTTTGCTGAAGAAGAGTGGCATAAAGTTCAACAGTGCTTGAGCCGCTCTGAAACTCTTCTTCACAGCTATCGAGAGCTGCGTAAGCACCTCAAACCTCAAGTTATCGATTCTCTCTACCGCGAAGCACTCCAATTTGAGCTGCAGCTAGAGAAGCAACAGCAATCTGATCTCGTCGACTGCATCAACTCTCTGCATCTCTCCTGCAATCAACAATCGCCACTCGCATTTGAGTATTGTCGGCTACTCGGCGCAGAAAACCTCTATGATGCTTTTTCTGAACCAGCCCCTCAGCCTTAA
- a CDS encoding hydrolase: MTIFTAAAGLSNPHLQTLVPRFIRKQALFAPQWQTLETPDGDFLDLAWSESPDGDSSNGDESNSDNLSNDNPSSDNQRSDKPSSDKQSNKPIFILFHGLEGSFESPYANGLMNAFAKDGWLSVMMHFRGCSGKPNRLARAYHSGEVEDARFFLRHLHSRFPNNPKVAVGISLGGNMLANYLADYADDPLISAATIVSAPFDLACCSSRIEQGFSKLYKKYLLNSLKSNALKKHKLLQEKIGISAESIKKIDKLYEFDERITAPLHGFKNAQDYYAQCSALPKLNRIKLPTQIIHAKDDPFMTDDVIPKFVLPDNIDYRLFQKGGHVGFITGSTLKPRFWLEEALPAYYESIQDSA; encoded by the coding sequence ATGACAATATTTACCGCTGCTGCTGGTTTATCAAATCCTCACCTACAGACCTTGGTACCTAGGTTTATTAGAAAGCAGGCGTTGTTTGCTCCTCAATGGCAAACCTTAGAAACACCCGATGGTGACTTTCTCGACCTTGCATGGAGCGAATCACCCGATGGTGACAGCTCCAATGGTGACGAATCCAATAGTGACAACTTGAGTAATGACAACCCAAGCTCTGATAATCAAAGATCTGACAAACCAAGCTCCGACAAACAAAGCAATAAGCCCATCTTCATCTTATTCCATGGATTAGAGGGGAGCTTTGAGAGCCCTTACGCCAATGGACTGATGAATGCGTTTGCTAAGGATGGTTGGTTGTCCGTGATGATGCACTTCAGAGGTTGCAGCGGAAAGCCGAATCGCTTAGCTCGTGCTTACCATTCTGGAGAGGTCGAAGATGCGCGCTTCTTTTTAAGGCATCTGCATTCAAGGTTTCCCAATAACCCTAAGGTTGCGGTTGGGATCTCGCTAGGCGGCAACATGTTGGCTAATTATCTCGCCGACTATGCTGATGATCCGTTAATCTCAGCGGCGACGATTGTTTCAGCCCCCTTTGACCTTGCTTGTTGTTCAAGTCGTATTGAACAAGGCTTCTCCAAACTCTATAAAAAGTACCTGCTCAACTCTTTGAAATCGAATGCATTGAAGAAACATAAGCTGCTGCAAGAGAAGATTGGCATCTCAGCAGAAAGCATCAAGAAGATCGATAAGCTGTATGAGTTTGATGAGCGAATCACTGCGCCTCTGCACGGCTTCAAGAATGCACAAGATTACTATGCTCAATGCTCTGCTTTGCCGAAGTTAAATCGGATTAAGCTACCGACTCAGATCATTCATGCGAAAGATGACCCTTTCATGACCGATGATGTGATTCCAAAATTCGTTCTACCTGACAACATCGATTATCGTCTGTTTCAAAAAGGCGGCCATGTGGGGTTCATTACTGGTAGCACGCTCAAACCAAGGTTTTGGTTAGAAGAAGCATTACCCGCCTACTATGAAAGTATTCAAGATTCGGCATAA
- a CDS encoding YheU family protein — MIIPWQDIAPETLENLIKEFVLREGTDYGDVEVSLQNKIDQVKHQLASKEVSIVFSELHETVDIQVTKRF; from the coding sequence ATGATCATCCCATGGCAAGACATCGCACCAGAAACGCTAGAAAACCTCATTAAAGAATTCGTGCTGCGTGAAGGCACAGACTACGGTGACGTAGAGGTTTCACTGCAAAACAAGATTGACCAAGTGAAACATCAATTAGCCTCAAAGGAAGTCAGTATCGTGTTTTCTGAGCTGCATGAAACCGTTGATATTCAAGTCACAAAACGCTTCTAA
- a CDS encoding phosphoribulokinase: MSAKHPIIAVTGSSGAGTTTTSEAFRKMFNMMDVKAAWVEGDSFHRFTRPEMDVEIRKAREQGKHISYFGPQANDFGALEEFFRQYGNEGTGKVRSYLHTFDEAVPYNQMPGTFTPWQEIPENSDVMFYEGLHGGVVDGDINVSQHVDLLIGMVPIVNLEWIQKFVRDTRDRGHSREAVMDSIVRSMDDYLNYITPQFSRTHINFQRVPTVDTSNPLNAKGIPSLDESFVVIRLRGIKNVDFPYLLAMIDGSFMSRHNTLVVPGGKMSFAMELIVRPILQQLIETGKIG, encoded by the coding sequence ATGTCCGCTAAACATCCAATTATTGCGGTGACGGGTTCATCTGGAGCCGGCACCACCACTACCTCAGAAGCCTTCCGTAAAATGTTCAATATGATGGACGTGAAGGCAGCTTGGGTTGAAGGGGATAGTTTCCATCGCTTCACTCGACCAGAGATGGATGTCGAGATCCGTAAGGCGCGCGAGCAAGGTAAGCACATCAGCTACTTTGGTCCACAGGCTAACGATTTTGGCGCATTAGAAGAGTTCTTCCGTCAATACGGAAATGAAGGCACGGGTAAAGTCCGTAGCTATCTACATACCTTCGATGAAGCCGTTCCTTACAACCAAATGCCCGGCACCTTTACGCCATGGCAAGAGATCCCTGAAAACTCGGATGTGATGTTCTACGAAGGCCTTCATGGTGGCGTAGTCGATGGCGACATTAACGTCTCGCAACACGTCGATCTGCTTATCGGCATGGTACCTATCGTAAACTTGGAGTGGATCCAGAAATTCGTTCGTGACACACGCGATCGTGGGCACTCTCGCGAAGCGGTGATGGATTCTATTGTTCGTTCAATGGATGATTACCTTAACTACATTACCCCGCAGTTTTCGCGCACTCATATCAACTTTCAGCGTGTCCCTACCGTAGATACATCGAATCCACTGAACGCCAAAGGGATTCCAAGTTTAGACGAAAGCTTCGTAGTTATACGTTTGCGCGGCATCAAAAACGTCGATTTCCCTTACCTTTTGGCTATGATTGATGGCTCATTTATGTCACGTCATAACACGCTCGTGGTGCCAGGAGGCAAGATGAGTTTTGCTATGGAGCTCATTGTAAGGCCAATTCTACAACAACTAATCGAAACCGGAAAAATAGGTTAA
- the crp gene encoding cAMP-activated global transcriptional regulator CRP — MVLGKPQTDPTLEWFLSHCHIHKYPSKSTLIHAGEKAETLYYIVKGSVAVLIKDEEGKEMILSYLNQGDFIGELGLFEEDQERTAWVRAKSPCEVAEISFKKFRQLIQVNPDILMRLSAQMANRLQVTSQKVGDLAFLDVTGRIAQTLLNLAKQPDAMTHPDGMQIKITRQEIGQIVGCSRETVGRILKMLEEQNLISAHGKTIVVYGTR; from the coding sequence ATGGTTCTAGGTAAACCTCAAACCGATCCAACATTAGAGTGGTTCCTTTCACACTGTCATATTCATAAGTACCCTTCAAAAAGTACTTTGATTCATGCTGGTGAAAAGGCAGAAACCTTGTACTACATCGTTAAAGGTTCTGTGGCTGTTCTTATCAAAGACGAAGAAGGTAAGGAAATGATTCTTTCTTACCTAAACCAAGGCGACTTCATCGGTGAACTTGGACTTTTCGAAGAAGACCAAGAGCGTACTGCGTGGGTTCGTGCTAAATCTCCTTGTGAAGTAGCTGAAATTTCTTTCAAGAAATTCCGTCAACTTATCCAAGTGAACCCAGATATCCTGATGCGCCTTTCAGCGCAAATGGCAAACCGTCTACAAGTAACTAGCCAAAAAGTTGGTGACTTAGCGTTCCTTGACGTTACCGGTCGTATCGCTCAAACGCTACTTAACCTAGCGAAACAGCCAGATGCAATGACTCACCCTGACGGCATGCAAATCAAGATCACTCGTCAAGAGATTGGCCAGATCGTTGGTTGTTCTCGTGAGACCGTAGGTCGTATCTTGAAGATGCTTGAAGAGCAGAACCTAATTTCTGCACACGGTAAGACTATCGTGGTATACGGCACTCGTTAA
- a CDS encoding DUF1338 domain-containing protein produces the protein MTPDLLFKSLWDDYIHRLCPSAEKVHHLLKEDEALINDHIALRTFNVAPLGIETLAKPFLELGYKACGDYLFESKKLVAKHYEHPDPNQPKVFISELKVEECSSGLQQIVAKLVEQVDASKLQGHEFLFGGRLWDLSFADFQVLAKESEYASWLAAHGYGANHFTVSVNQLDTFDEVQAVNDYLSESGFTINASGGEVKGSPEVLLEQSSTMADKVPVSFVEGNEMIPGGFYEFAKRYAMANGELYTGFVAASADKIFESTNG, from the coding sequence ATGACGCCCGATCTACTCTTTAAATCACTATGGGACGATTACATTCACAGGCTTTGTCCATCGGCAGAGAAAGTGCATCACTTGCTGAAAGAAGACGAAGCGCTGATTAATGATCACATTGCACTGCGTACTTTCAATGTTGCACCGCTAGGTATTGAAACATTGGCTAAACCTTTCCTTGAGTTAGGTTACAAGGCGTGTGGCGATTACTTATTTGAGAGCAAGAAGCTAGTGGCTAAGCACTACGAGCACCCAGATCCAAACCAACCAAAAGTGTTCATTAGTGAGTTGAAGGTAGAAGAGTGTTCAAGTGGCTTACAACAGATCGTTGCTAAGTTGGTTGAGCAAGTGGACGCAAGTAAGCTTCAAGGTCATGAATTCTTGTTTGGTGGTCGTCTTTGGGATTTGAGCTTCGCAGATTTCCAAGTGCTAGCAAAAGAGAGTGAATACGCTTCTTGGCTAGCGGCTCATGGTTACGGTGCAAACCACTTTACGGTGAGCGTTAATCAACTCGACACTTTTGATGAAGTTCAGGCAGTAAATGATTACCTGAGCGAATCAGGATTCACGATCAATGCATCTGGCGGCGAGGTGAAAGGCTCTCCAGAGGTCTTATTAGAGCAATCATCAACAATGGCAGATAAAGTCCCAGTTTCATTTGTTGAAGGCAATGAGATGATTCCTGGTGGCTTCTATGAGTTCGCTAAGCGTTATGCGATGGCCAATGGTGAGCTTTATACCGGATTTGTCGCGGCATCAGCTGACAAAATCTTTGAAAGCACCAACGGTTAA